In Pecten maximus chromosome 10, xPecMax1.1, whole genome shotgun sequence, one genomic interval encodes:
- the LOC117336215 gene encoding peroxisomal membrane protein 4-like, whose product MAMALVDSVNRLLASGNYQPLLSVIKGFRNGAVYGAKVRLPHSLVMTLLFKRGSIKDMSKGILEATYTHSRNLALFVFAYKSLTSLMAVAQNKPEQFHSFAAAFCAGYFIFGKYNKVNEQINLYLLSRILYGLAKLAVKKGYIPKPKGDTFPWFAAIVWGIVLWLFEYESDTLQPSLKSSMTYLYHDSNIWQNFKNFLIYNK is encoded by the exons ATGGCAATGGCGTTGGTTGATAGCGTGAATCGTCTGCTGGCGTCCGGCAACTACCAGCCGTTGCTGTCGGTGATCAAGGGATTTCGAAATGGAGCCGT GTATGGAGCAAAAGTTAGATTACCACATTCCCTGGTGATGACACTGCTGTTTAAGCGTGGCAG TATAAAGGACATGTCTAAAGGGATACTGGAAGCTACCTACACCCATTCTCGTAACCTGGCACTGTTTGTGTTTGCATACAAGTCCCTGACAAGTCTAATGGCAGTGGCTCAGAATAAACCTGAACAATTCCACTCATTTGCAGCAGCTTTCTGTGCAGGGTACTTCATATTTGGGAAGTACAACAAGGTCAATGAACAG ATAAACCTGTACCTCCTCTCACGGATCCTTTACGGACTAGCAAAGTTAGCAGTGAAGAAAGGATACATTCCAAAACCCAAGGGTGACACATTTCCTTGGTTTGCAGCCATTGTGTGGGGAATTGTCCTATGGCTGTTCGAGTATGAAAGTGACACTTTGCAGCCATCCCTCAAGTCATCCATGACCTACCTCTACCATGATAGCAACATATGGCAAAACTTCAAAAACTTCCTCATTTACAATAAGTAG
- the LOC117336772 gene encoding uncharacterized protein LOC117336772 isoform X1, with product MEEDDVILRQKTVKHLTRLSMVVSGHNIPLSNYFRFDAAFLNNTKTEKLEECPSCGHTYQQPEDKFRLQAKIPMTGKVRKLLRKYMQNKQSLGKCQLHIVDRYLSSTNLVKLSCSICGKSEKFPGQLREKRSAQKKAQRVLPEEVSYVSLKTRKEKRKELKMKNKQRKREKMIDKFNHDTPSSHLEDVSDINLESELGSSHLSTGGTADEKHSTDLTTATSQGISKTTVSPNHDQSFIKSTVTSEIERCQNKEALTSKSTLCQNKDAMTSKNTAQCHKDAVTSKITQGQIRNTVNSRIIQSCIKDKETNTGPVGGKSAKRLKSKNSHQRLSQMLAQQNKGRKGSSLTDFLSTL from the exons ATGGAAGAAGACGATGTCATTTTACGACAAAAGACAGTAAAACATCTAACCCGCCTTTCTATGGTTGTTTCAGGTCACAATATTCCTTTGTCAAATTATTTTAG GTTTGATGCAGCTTTTctcaataatacaaaaacag AAAAATTGGAGGAATGTCCGTCATGTGGTCACACTTACCAGCAACCTGAGGATAAATTCCGACTTCAGGCTAAGATCCCAATGACGGGAAAGGTTCGCAAACTTCTCAGGAAATACATGCAAAACAAACAATCATTAGGGAAGTGTCAGCTTCATATTGTGGACAGATATCTCAGTAGCACAAATTTAGTG AAACTAAGCTGCAGCATCTGTGGAAAGAGTGAGAAATTTCCAGGCCAGCTTCGCGAGAAGAGGAGTGCACAGAAAAAGGCACAGAGAGTTTTACCTGAAG AAGTCAGTTATGTGTCATTAAAAACACGAAAAGAAAAACGAAAGGAACTGAAAATGAAGAACAAGCAGAGAAAACGAGAGAAAATGATAGACAAATTCAACCATGATACACCATCATCACATTTAGAGGATGT TTCTGACATAAATTTGGAGAGTGAACTTGGTAGTTCGCATTTATCTACTGGTGGGACCGCAGACGAAAAACACAGTACTGATCTGACTACTGCAACTAGCCAGGGAATCTCCAAAACCACAGTGTCCCCAAACCATGACCAAAGTTTTATCAAGAGCACAGTGACCTCTGAAATTGAACGTTGTCAAAACAAGGAAGCATTGACCTCAAAAAGTACACTATGCCAAAACAAGGATGCGATGACCTCCAAAAACACTGCACAATGTCACAAGGATGCTGTGACCTCTAAAATTACACAAGGTCAAATTAGGAATACTGTGAACTCTAGAATTATTCAAAGCTGTATAAAGGACAAAGAGACCAACACAGGACCAGTTGGTGGTAAAAGTGCTAAAAGACTTAAATCCAAAAACTCGCACCAGCGACTAAGTCAGATGCTGGCCCAACAAAACAAGGGTCGTAAAGGAAGCTCCCTGACGgattttttatcaacattataA
- the LOC117336772 gene encoding uncharacterized protein LOC117336772 isoform X2 has translation MMQANSSPVISLSVCNNLTFLEFDAAFLNNTKTEKLEECPSCGHTYQQPEDKFRLQAKIPMTGKVRKLLRKYMQNKQSLGKCQLHIVDRYLSSTNLVKLSCSICGKSEKFPGQLREKRSAQKKAQRVLPEEVSYVSLKTRKEKRKELKMKNKQRKREKMIDKFNHDTPSSHLEDVSDINLESELGSSHLSTGGTADEKHSTDLTTATSQGISKTTVSPNHDQSFIKSTVTSEIERCQNKEALTSKSTLCQNKDAMTSKNTAQCHKDAVTSKITQGQIRNTVNSRIIQSCIKDKETNTGPVGGKSAKRLKSKNSHQRLSQMLAQQNKGRKGSSLTDFLSTL, from the exons ATGATGCAAGCCAACTCGTCGCCCGTCATTAGTTTATCAGTGTGTAATAATCTAACATTTTTGGA GTTTGATGCAGCTTTTctcaataatacaaaaacag AAAAATTGGAGGAATGTCCGTCATGTGGTCACACTTACCAGCAACCTGAGGATAAATTCCGACTTCAGGCTAAGATCCCAATGACGGGAAAGGTTCGCAAACTTCTCAGGAAATACATGCAAAACAAACAATCATTAGGGAAGTGTCAGCTTCATATTGTGGACAGATATCTCAGTAGCACAAATTTAGTG AAACTAAGCTGCAGCATCTGTGGAAAGAGTGAGAAATTTCCAGGCCAGCTTCGCGAGAAGAGGAGTGCACAGAAAAAGGCACAGAGAGTTTTACCTGAAG AAGTCAGTTATGTGTCATTAAAAACACGAAAAGAAAAACGAAAGGAACTGAAAATGAAGAACAAGCAGAGAAAACGAGAGAAAATGATAGACAAATTCAACCATGATACACCATCATCACATTTAGAGGATGT TTCTGACATAAATTTGGAGAGTGAACTTGGTAGTTCGCATTTATCTACTGGTGGGACCGCAGACGAAAAACACAGTACTGATCTGACTACTGCAACTAGCCAGGGAATCTCCAAAACCACAGTGTCCCCAAACCATGACCAAAGTTTTATCAAGAGCACAGTGACCTCTGAAATTGAACGTTGTCAAAACAAGGAAGCATTGACCTCAAAAAGTACACTATGCCAAAACAAGGATGCGATGACCTCCAAAAACACTGCACAATGTCACAAGGATGCTGTGACCTCTAAAATTACACAAGGTCAAATTAGGAATACTGTGAACTCTAGAATTATTCAAAGCTGTATAAAGGACAAAGAGACCAACACAGGACCAGTTGGTGGTAAAAGTGCTAAAAGACTTAAATCCAAAAACTCGCACCAGCGACTAAGTCAGATGCTGGCCCAACAAAACAAGGGTCGTAAAGGAAGCTCCCTGACGgattttttatcaacattataA